AGAGGAAATACCACCCGGGAACTTTAGGGTTTCCATCCCTGGTTGGAACTCTGGATGTAATTCCTGGGTCAGTATTGGAATAGAGGGAATGACGTGCAGCTCTTGTGTTCAGACCATTGAGGGAATGATGTCTAAGAGAGCCGGGGTTGGTTCTGTTAAAGTTTACTTACAGGAAAAGAAGGGAATTATAACCTACGACTCCAGTGTCACCCGTTCAGAAGAACTGCGGGAAGCGATTGAGGACATGGGATTTGAAGCCTGCTTAGAACAAGGTACTGAACAACAAACATATATTTGACACGGGAGTTttggggatcaaacccatgactttgggCTCTACCAGTTTAAGATTgggaatgaaatgaaatgaatgaaaattctctcaaagTTTACTCAGCTTCATGCCATCTCAGATGTGTACGTCTTCCTTTCTTTAGATCAACATACGATGTCATGTTACCTTGTTATATGTGGGTGACATGGCAAAGCTTCAAGAATCCATCTTTAAAGTTCTCCAAATGACTCCAGTGTAGACTGCAAGATATTTTGATAACATgataaaaatatcacaaatatgTGCATATGGCAATGGTTTGCAATAAATGAACGCTTCAAAAACCTTTGtccactcttaaaaataaaggtgcttgatgacgccatagaagaaccttttatgtctaaatggttccaccTTTAATgcccgaagaacctttctgtttcacaaaaggttctttgtggcgagaAAAGATTTTTCAGATTATAAAGAGGTAgaaaacctttgactgaattgttctttgtggaacccGCAATGGTTCCtctgtggcatcgctgtgaagaatctttaaagcacatttcttttttaaacgtGTAAAGTCAGGTATTAGGAGGATGCAGATGGCAGAGAGACTGTTGCCAGAAAGAATGCAAAACATATGTTGGTTATAAATTTTAGTTTACAAATATTGTGTGTCTCGTGACTTGTCATATGTGTTTCGTCGCTAGACGTGCAATAACGAATGAGATTTGATGTTACCGATGAGCTGTATTTGAACTTACTTCTCTGATCTGTATGTTGCCATGGATATGCGGCATTTTAATCGCTAAATAAACGCGAGGTATCTGAATCGTTTTCTCTCACAAAAGCatcgcttcagaagacattttgtCACTTTggaattataaaaaactttgaagctcaatatGTCAACagtgctcagaatgcagatagaatCGTATCATTCCAAAGCGAGAATTTATTAACCCACTGAGTCATTCGGGTTAATTTAATGAAGAatggatgtgctttttggagctttaacattttgacatccaacatttttaaagcaacactgtagaacttttgctcacaggttcccccatgtggttgatgaGCGCAATTGGTAGAACTCGtccggttaagagttgttctctACCACTGCAATAATtctagagacattattttagggtcgaaaaactacaaagtgttgctttaagataACACGAGTAAcatgaattttcatatttgggaaAACTGTTCCTTCGGTATTGTTTGAGTCACATTTAGAATTGAAATACGTAGTGCTATACTTTAACAGGGCTTTTAAGAACGGGACCTTAAAAAAAGGTAAACTTTCTTTGCCTCTTAAACCCAGCAGCTATCATCTTTATCGTGTCCAGATGCTTTAGCCAGTGATTTCTGTCCAGAGCAAAAGTTTCTTTAGTTACAACACAGATTGCTGTTCTAGAATAACATGAAGTGTTCTTGAATGACTCAAACCCATGGCAACCCTTCAGATGAGAAAGTTAGAGAGTCTAAACGGATTAAAGAGGCTTTAGgctgccctctctctctctctctctctctctctaaatgtAAGTGGGAACTGTGCATAAAGTCATTTCAAACAGTTCATTCTGTAGATATATTAATTGTAAAAGCTACTTTACCTGTTTAGCTCAGTTGGCAGAGTGTTGTGTTTGCGGttcaaaggtcatgggtttggtcCCCAGTGAAAGTGTTTGCATTGTAATGCACTAGTTTTACGTAATATAATCTGTTTCTTTGAAAGATTCGTCGGTCTGTCAGACGTCCAGTGGTGAGAAGCAGCTGAATCTACAGACCTGTGTCCAGACGGCCAAATCTCCACACTCGACCATCACAAATAACCCCAGCGGCTctgaagagagacagacacacaaatgTTGCGTTCAGGTGACCGGCATGACCTGTGCGTCCTGCGTGGCCACCATTgagagaaacctgctgaaacaTAAAGGTAAATAATGGCATAAACCTTTAACCATCACGTGTAAAATCTGAGGCGTAGATGAGCAATGAAGTGTTTTTGTAGGTATTAAATCAGTGTTGGTGGCTCTGATGGCTGGTAAAGCCGAGGTGAAGTATGATCCCGCACTTCTGGATCCGTCACGGATCGTTCGGCTCATCTCTGATCTGGGTTTCGGAGCGTCTGTGATGGAGGAGAACACAGTGCAGGATGGGATCTTGGATCTGTCTGTGAGTGCACACATTTGCCATTTGTATTCATTTGATGAGAAGTCTCTGTGGTTACAGAAACACTGCATCTAGCAATCTATTTACATAAAACGATAAGAAGCTTGGCTTTCTccctttgttttttgtgtgaaacGGCGGGAAGGGAGATGAAATGGAAATTCTTATGAAGGGCTGATGTAGAATTCAACAGAAGAGTGTTTTGATGTACGTCTATTAAAATCCTCCGAGCTTGTTTCAGTCTCGACACGGATATTTCCTCAGGTCACCGGTATGACATGTGCTTCCTGTGTCAATAACATCCAAAGCAAACTTTTGAGGACTGAGGGGATTCTGGAAGCCTCCGTTGCCCTGGCAACAAACAAAGCTCATGTGAAGTTTGACCCGGATTTGATAGGCTCTCGAGATATCGTCAGAATCATTGAGGTACAGATAATTAAATTATTGATAATGAGAGAAAGATGGGTGCTTGTTATACTCATTTCaatctctcgctctgtctctttctctgtctgttcACAAGGGATTGGGTTTTGGAGTGTCTTTGATAAAGAATGAGGGATTAGAGAAAAACAACATGTTGGACCACCAAGAGGAGATTCAACAGCAAGTATCTTTGTTAAATATTAATCTGTGTTTGTACCTACATTGTAACAAAAATCCGTAAAAAACGGAAACTTTCTGTCAGCCGTAgcgacagaaatataccgtaaaacaaattttgttttttcctgtaaaattgcaGGATATAATATATCCAGGATATAATAAATAGTttccccgtttttcttgtacatttttgatgttttggaccgtatttaaaaattaaactgtAAAAGATAAAACCTTGTTAAAAAACGGAAATTTACCGttgtttttcctgtaaaatgacATGGTTTCAccgttttcttgtaaatttgcggtctttttctgtacgcttttgaccgtattttaaaaatatataaaaatgtcattttttacattttacgtggaaaatctgtaaaaataacattacGATTCTGTAAAATTTTTAGATAAGAGGAACCTCAGATGAgacctctttaatatctcagttatttcacCTAAACATCAATGACATTAAATAGAGCAAAtgtaaagttttgttttaatctcATCTGCGTATAGTTTCTCTtgtgaaaaagagtcagaaatctgacaaatgtgtctgtcatcagagtttgagaagagatgacAACAATGTGTcgaactgagctcagatttgtcaagtctgcgatcaaaagtcgatattattgaagatctcaatatcaactcatcaaattgactcaaatccagattatttgacctctgtAATCTACActcattttacacctccgtactcttcatgtgtttcaacaattacactctcatttgattctgttttatttctcctgatcaattttatgagaaacatctgatatgccaatcaaacacaactgagaactccatcaaatctcttgAGCAACATCTGATCTTTACCTTTCTCTTTAGTGATGATGTCATTCGTAAAACCGCTCTAAAAATCTAGCATGTAAAGTATTTTTGAAACTGTTTGTGCAGATGGAAGCACTCGTTTCTCTTCAGTCTGGTGTTTGGGATTCCTGTGATGGGTTTGATGATTTATATGATGGTGATGGACAGTCAACACAAGGAACATGGTGGCTCTATGCCCGCGGATCAAAACATCTTACCTGGTCTCTCCATCATGAACCTGGCCTTCTTTCTGCTCTGCACACCCGTTCAGGTACGGTACCTCAATGACACCTGACCTTAGAATTAAACAGGGGAAGTATTTTATTTCTACACCGCAATTGACACCAAACGGAAAAATAATGATTGTTGCCCTACAGGTTTTCTGGGCAGTCCTATTGAGCATTGATCAGATTTTTTCCTTATTCAGTTTCTAGGTGGTCGCTACTTCTACATACAAGCGTATCGTTCGCTCAGACACGGTGCGGCCAACATGGACGTGTTGATTGTTTTGGCGACCACCATTGCATACGTGTACTCTTGTGTGGTGCTGCTCGTGGCCATGATCGAAAGAGCCAAACAGAGCCCGCTCACGTTTTTCGACACGCCTCCCATGCTTTTTGTATTCATTGCTCTGGGACGCTGGCTGGAGCATGTGGCGAAGGTGAAGAAACAGTAAATGAATTTGTTTGCCATAAATAGTCGTTAGTGCTGATATGGCgttaaaaggaaagaaagaaagaaagaaagaaagaaagaaagaaagaaagaaagaaagaaagaaagaaagaaagaaagaaagagtaaTTCATCTCTCAAATGTGTTCATTTGGCTAGAAGGATCTCCATGCTCAGAAAATCAAACAGATTATTATTTACCTGTATGAGAGCATTATGAGTGCTTTGTTGATTTTCTTTTCACCCGTTCAGAGTAAAACCTCAGAGGCTTTGGCAAAACTCATGTCTCTCCAAGCTACAGATGCCACTATCGTGTCCCTGGGCCCTGACAACACTATTCTCAGGTTCATTTCACTTTATGCTGAacacaataaatgaatttatattCTAACTGATGTGATTGCCAGTtaaatagcatttgaagttcaTTTGGTTCGTAAGtatgtcttgttttctgtatgTCAGAGAGGAGCAGGTGCCTGTGGATCTGGTACAGAGGGGTGATGTGGTGAAAGTGGCACCAGGAGGAAAGTTTCCTGTGGATGGGAAGGTCATCGAGGGCACGTCTATGGCAGACGAGTCTCTTATCACTGGTACATGACTTATTGCATCCCGCAGTAGGCAGCTAAAGCATCATTATGTAATATATCTGCCATTAccattacaaacaaaacaagttcgTTTGATTATTTTATCGTTTAAGTATTAAACaaagttcaagtatatttttaaggATACTTTGTGTGGTAAGTACTTCTACTATTTCAATACCACTTGGtactaaattggcccactttgTAGTTTATAAAGGGAATAGtaaactttgagtacacaactaaTTTACAGCGACATTTCTGtgagaagtacataaaaagtaaaCTGAATGCATACTTTCTTATTTTAAGTTTAGACGAAGTATACTAATAGCAAACATAAAGGTTTTTTTGTAAGGGCAGTGTCAACCAATGGAAATGCAAACATGATTACAGGTTtcccaaacaaacaaaacttaaaCTGTCTTCCATGGTACCGACGAACAGATAGCCCCGCCCCGAGCCGCCCCGCCCCGCCCCAACACACCAACCTATTGCATTAGTTCTAATGGAGTTAAAGGGACCCGAAGAGAATCTAAGTCTCGTGTTTTCTCCAGGTGAGCCAATGCCTGTGATTAAGAGAGCGGGGAGCTACGTGATCGCCGGCTCTATTAATGCTCACGGAGCTTTGCTGGTGAAGGCCACACATGTGGGGTCAGAGACCACCCTCAGCCAGATAGTTAAGCTAGTGGAAGAGGCTCAGACGTCaaaggtaacacacacacacgcacgcacgcacatgcgATAGGTTTGtccacacacaaatacattcaCGAACAGAGTTATTGTTGATAAAAATACAATGCATAATAATGCAATTTTTTCTACACATCTTTTACACATTTCCTGTAATGAACATGTTTTATGTTGGGTGGTGTAACTGTCTGAACTCTGTAGGGTGTAAAAATGATTGGTAGAATTGTTAGAATTTGTTTAGATAATTTTTCGTAAAAAAAGCAGCGGAGCAATCTTgtttagaaatatttttttattttttgagacACCCgtgtatttttaaatgacatatatTTTGACCTTCTAACGAATGTTTTGGCATGTGTCAAATACAGTAGACTTAAGACCTAGATCTTGTTACTCTTCTaaatatttgtatacattttttactttttatttttttattttaaatgaaatataataatataataccatacaatacaatttatataatataatgtaatgtaatgtaatacaatacaatacaatatcatttatataatataatatacttaatataatataatttatacgatacaatacaatacaatacaatataatatgtatacatatgttatactgtatataataatatttattcgattacattttcattatttgacttatctaaactaaacacttcCTCTTGTCAATCATCATGATTTCTGTCCtgatgtctttctttctctttaggCACCGATTCAACAGTTTGCTGATAAACTGAGTGGCTATTTCGTTCCCTTCATAGTCATCGTCTCAGTGCTCACGGTGGTGGCGTGGCTCATCATTGGCTTTGTGGACTTTAACATAGTTGCACAATATTTTCCTGTGAGTTCTCTGCTGGACTGTATGTACACTCACACTTTACACACGGGTGTGCACGAGCGAAAACTCTGGTATTATCTCTACAGGGTTACGACCCAAACATCTCCAGAACAGACGTGATCATCCGCTTCGCCTTTCAAGCCTCCATCACGGTTCTGTCTATCGCGTGTCCGTGTTCTCTGGGTCTGGCCACACCCACCGCTGTTATGGTCGGCACCGGAGTGGGCGCTCAGAATGGCATTCTTATAAAGGGAGGAGAACCTCTGGAGATGGCCCACAAGGCAATGCCCAACGCTTAAACCCTAATGGAgctttatatataatataaaccgATTTCCATATATCTGTTACCCTCCCTCTGCTCGCCCTGCAGGTCCAGGCTGTTATGTTTGATAAGACGGGCACCATCACTAATGGAGTGCCTCAGGTGACCCGAGTGCTGGTGCTGTGGGACCGAGCGAAGCTTCCTCTCCGGAAGGTTCTGGCTGTGGTGGGCACGGCTGAGGCGAGCAGTGAGCACCCGCTGGGCACGGCTGTCGCCAAGCATTGCAAAGAGGTCTGAGGAAACCAACACACAACACTTTGAGACTTTAGTTGAGTTTGATGACCTAGTTCACTCATGAAACTCGCGAGTCCTGCCAGCCAATCAGCTCGCACGTCAGCGTGACTCAAGCCGATTGGCTGCATCGCTTGCTTGCTCACGGCATTGTTTTCTTTCATGTGTTTTGAAGGGAACATGAAACCGTTTTCATATAACGAATATTTAGGACACGCTATTGTGTGCACATTTCATGCATTAGATGTTAGATTGTGAAATGTGTCCGTTCTGTTTACACACAATGTAATTTCATTGGTTAACACCTGGATTACATCAGCAAGTGATCAAACATTTCAGAGGCAGACAAAGTGATTTTCATGATTTAGCCACCTGAAAGGGGCACATTCAACAGCCTTCTATTGTTTTAAACCCACATCCTATTTGATacattttcacttttgtttactatattttattgcatttttacaGACGGGAACATCCAAAAAAGGAGCTTTTGCTGACGTTACGCAtatacatacaaacaaacaaacagtgaatgagattaatgaataaaaacaaaatgtgactTGCTGTCCTCTTGGGGGTCACTTTTGATTTGATGTGTCTACACAGTTCTCTGAATGGTTTCTGGTGTATTTCTGCATCTCTGTAGGAGCTGGGTTCAGAAACTTTGGGGTACTGTTATGACTTCCA
The Triplophysa rosa linkage group LG7, Trosa_1v2, whole genome shotgun sequence genome window above contains:
- the atp7b gene encoding copper-transporting ATPase 2; translation: MYGSTWCTLWGNGGPREACPAQKHAFDNLAYEQGSPSELKPRLSVVEERVVKMKVEGMTCQSCVRSIEEQIGSLGGVHDVRVSLSDKDVSVRFNPAAVTPEILREHIDDMGFDASIQLRPSGTCASHASDWSEVTLGVAGMHCGSCVQNITSTLSGRFGVNSVCVSLEKGSVDLRFDPSLLTLETVKGLLEEIPPGNFRVSIPGWNSGCNSWVSIGIEGMTCSSCVQTIEGMMSKRAGVGSVKVYLQEKKGIITYDSSVTRSEELREAIEDMGFEACLEQDSSVCQTSSGEKQLNLQTCVQTAKSPHSTITNNPSGSEERQTHKCCVQVTGMTCASCVATIERNLLKHKGIKSVLVALMAGKAEVKYDPALLDPSRIVRLISDLGFGASVMEENTVQDGILDLSVTGMTCASCVNNIQSKLLRTEGILEASVALATNKAHVKFDPDLIGSRDIVRIIEGLGFGVSLIKNEGLEKNNMLDHQEEIQQWKHSFLFSLVFGIPVMGLMIYMMVMDSQHKEHGGSMPADQNILPGLSIMNLAFFLLCTPVQFLGGRYFYIQAYRSLRHGAANMDVLIVLATTIAYVYSCVVLLVAMIERAKQSPLTFFDTPPMLFVFIALGRWLEHVAKSKTSEALAKLMSLQATDATIVSLGPDNTILREEQVPVDLVQRGDVVKVAPGGKFPVDGKVIEGTSMADESLITGEPMPVIKRAGSYVIAGSINAHGALLVKATHVGSETTLSQIVKLVEEAQTSKAPIQQFADKLSGYFVPFIVIVSVLTVVAWLIIGFVDFNIVAQYFPGYDPNISRTDVIIRFAFQASITVLSIACPCSLGLATPTAVMVGTGVGAQNGILIKGGEPLEMAHKVQAVMFDKTGTITNGVPQVTRVLVLWDRAKLPLRKVLAVVGTAEASSEHPLGTAVAKHCKEELGSETLGYCYDFQAVPGCGISCKVSNIEDLLQNNPKTHETHTSASLLTLHGATTDESSLLTETDTGSDCPSYSVLIGNRNWMKRNGLEVTADVDDAMSSHETKGQTAILVAIDGVLCAMLAIADTVKTESALAVRTLSSMGIEVFMITGDNRRTARAIATQVGIRTVFAEVLPSHKVAKVQELQERGLKVAMVGDGVNDSPALAHADLGIAIGTGTDVAIEAADIVLIRNDLLDVVASIELSKKTVRRIRMNFVFALIYNLLGIPIAAGVFMPVGLVLQPWMGSAAMAASSVSVVLSSLLLRLYKKTSVDEYEGRAQRHKLSLSPSQVSTHVGMETHRCSPRSFHRGWDRKRWRLSSSDSSSLNSNSSHPSTAQAYSTAHYSRLVSHVSERNFIV